ATGATATCtccctttctattttttttttgccttttgTATTCGGAGTTTTAGGTTCGTGTTGTTGGATGTTCtcgttggaagtctcacatcgactagaaataagacaTCTCATCTTAAAAACCGGTTTTGGGGTTGAGTTAAGcataaaactcacttctaacatggtatcaaagtcatcATTTGAGTCTATCCTAACAAGTTCTAAGTGAACATTTATATTTCCATCCATTGTTGGGGAGCTATTGGACCACTCAATTTCTACAGTTTTTGTTATGGGTGTTGCTTCCttcacctccccaagtgggtcctgcacctccccaagtgggtcctgcacctccccattattttaatttatttcaaaaatattttacacattcccattatttttttttattccaaaaatatcctacacctTGCGAGtgtccttaacaatctttctctttctctctacattaatggggaggtgcaggacccacttggagaggtggagggagtaacacccttttattatttgtatttgcactcactgataagatattgtccacTTTAGACTAAGCtctcacggatttgcttttggtaccactccaaaaaaAACCTCTTATTAATAAAGATATCTTATGTGTATCTAAACTTATGTCCATCTCTCATTTTTTCTGATGTGGAACTTTATTTCTTCCTATcatatttcatttctttaatggAGAATGTGCCTTTCAATAGACGAGTTTTAGGAATACAAACTTAAAAGAtccaaaacatataataaattaaaaaatataaacactcGATAGTGATACAAATGCAACAAATATGGACTAGCATTTATTTCTAATTCTTTGGTTGTTGTATTACTGTACCTTGTCGAGGAGATACTCTcgttttataatttcattattcacGTTTTCTATGTATAGGTTATTTATCTAGTGGacatacaaatttataaagattattaactttaaatttgaaaaccaataaaagaaatatatatggagtttatttcatttttggattaaataatcataaaattctctttgattttattttggttggacTTAGAAAGTGTTGAAAAATAGTAAtctctattatttttatcataattagcTTTGAAATATTTTCTGATCCATTATTATCTAtcataaagttttttttattcaaggtATCTAATATTGGAATAGTTGTTGGAGAATACCAgggaattattattttatatagttttcgTAACTTGATTTTGTAACTATTGGTATAATATATCCAATCTTCTTATATCTAAATTTTAAGGGTAGGCTTGAatgagattttttaaaaatcaatttataatccaAACTAGATCTAATAACATAGATTTGATCTATACTCCATatccatttttattaaataaactagATTGCACCTTCTTAATTAGAATAAATTTGGCGAGATTGATCTAATATATTTGAGTATTAAACCTATTAGAGATAGAtcaaatcaattattaaaattttagtaaacataataaattgtacaaataataaaatggaaagtttaattatcattttcctaatagACTTGTACAATATTAGCAAAATATACCAATTTCTTACTATATAAACTAGTTAAACTACGAAACTTTAGTATAAAGATGATTGCGGAATTTTCAAGAGTaattataaaaccaaaatacaaaaaacaaataaactaataGATCGAGTTAGCATAAAGGGAGTAAATCATCTACTTTTTATTAAGTAATAAGTTAAGATTCTATACCGAAGAtgctttaataattaatttcgaTGGATATTGAGAATCCTTCAGAAACTTTCTCGTAATTAACATCAATGATTTATGATTTGAGACATCCTTCTACAAATTCCAAATTTCTTAGTCTGCTATCTACAAGAAGCAATAAACTGAGCTGCATATAAGCATAGAAACTCCAATGAGAAATCAAGAAGGATTTCATGTGCATGTTCCCCATCTACAGAGTTACAAAATCTCATACCAGTAAAACAATTTAAAGACATTTGAGATTTACAGCAAACATTTTTTTGTAGCTCATAACATTCCAATTACCCACTGAACCGCTGGTTTAGAATAATGTTGGCTCACTATTTCTCAACATCAGTCTAGATTGATCACTTCCAGGGATGCAGTTTCCTAAAGAGCTGCTGTCTTTAACTGCAGATTTTTGCATATCAAAGGAAACTGATGCTGTAGCCAATGCGCCTGATTCAATTTTAAGGAGGGAACAGTTCAATTAGTACGAGATTGTTATTTCCCAATGAAAGAGCTACATGATCATTTCTCtggaaagaaaaatgagacCTTGAGAAGAAACTAATGGGTTGGTATGGTGCTGCAATATGTCTTCTCTGCATAtctgttttataatttaaaagggggaaaaaatgtaaaagtgaaTACCGTTATACTTTTAACTAGGCATATGTAACTAAAAAGTGAGCTAACCTCAGAAAAACCTCTGTGTTGAAATGATCTTATATTGTCAGAAATATGAGATTCCAGTCTAAAAGATGTTTCTGAGTTGAATATATATGATGGGGTGGTCATGGATGGCTGATCTGCCACAATTTGTTTGTTAGCCATATTGGATGAATAGGGCATGGGGTTTTCTTGTTGCATAGGGAGAGTAGCAGTAGTGTTTGAAGGGATAGATCTGTTTTCTTCACTTGAATCCATTCTCATCTGAGACAATTGCTGGGGTTGCAAACCTTCTGGAAAGAACATAGGATGCAAACTCAACCCATTTCTCATTGACAGCATCTGCTATTGCCATAAAACCATATTAGAAACAAGCTGAGCAGTATTTCTCCTTTCCCTTTCCCTTTAACATGCTCAAAATTTAAGTGTCAGCACATAACACTGGGTTTTGGTAAAAGAGGAGATCCATGTCAAGAATACAATTGAAGTTTTTCCTGATGCATGATGCGTTCATCGCAACATAGTCTAATGTTATTCACCAAAAGTATCAACTTGTACTAAATACACTATATTTTATGATTCTTCAATACTCTGATCACTCTGCAGAGCATATATATATTATGGCAATGTTGCACaacaaaacataacaagcataACCAAGATCATCATCACATTGAATTCATCACTTTGTATATTGcagtagttttttatttattaaactcGGATACTTCAAAATGGAAAGTATACCTATGGTACCAGTGTCAGAAACCGATACTCTTCGGTTACTTCCAAATATATATCTAAAAGAtactcaatattttttttattctttttccaatACTTCTTGATACTTTTGGAATACTTCTTACGTGTCCAAAAAGTATCCaaccttttttcttctaattttttctaGGATATGATATAGATACTTTCAAATAGTATCTAAAACCATCtacttttgtgaaaaagattaagtattttgtgatatatatcaaataattgaAGAACATTACTTTGTgatatatatactattattgCATAAAAAAGAGAGACAAAAATTGAAGAACATTAGTGACAATTATAGTTAGTCAAGATTAATTGCgagatataaacaaaaattaaaattgttttgttatgattacaaatgttgttttctttcttgtaaatttgatattgtaattataaattaatgaaaaaaaacatCAATGTCTCTTTActtataattatgtatatttatatcaaatattttataagttttgtCAATAAATCATGATGCATCGTatcctaaattaaaaaaatttaccctATATCAGTATTTGCATCATATACCTGTGTGGCACCGAGTATCTCTGGTATGGAAAATATTGTGCACTTCaatgattgaatttgaatttgtaagGAAGAAAGCCACACATTggaaaagaaagtccaagtgaGAGTGATATAAGAGAGATTTTGAACCAAACTTCTTAAGGTTACTAGTCAAGCTTAAAATCAAGCCCACAAATATTGTTCATTACGAATCCCATGGAATATTTCCCCTCCCAACCAGAAACCTTGTTCTTGTCGGTGaccttgaaaaaaaatattgggtgctaaaatttcaaaacaaattgggacacacacacacaatatatatatatatatatatatatatatatatatatatatatatatatatatatatatattaaattagggGATTATTTTAACTGAATATTAGTTATAATCAAGCTAATTTATAGTGAAGCGTCAATTTTAGTATGTGTTCGAGTAATCGAGTAACTAAAGGCATCACAATTTCTTAAGTTCTTTTAAGGATGTTATTAAAGGTATCTTCAGCAAGATTCCATAAAAGTTCATTCCAAAAGTTCTTAAAATTTATGCTAGTTGTTATTGCAGACATACTTCAAAATTCAAAGGTTTAAATTAGTGTGGATATTAAACCTTTCAATCATATCTAGTAACAAGACATGATCACACAAGTATCCAACGTttcttataaaaacaaataactaagATATCATTACTCATGATTTGTAACTTCATGTAATTGCAATCTAAGAAAGAATGTTCAAGAATAAATTACGCCCCGAAAAGGAATTGGAATAATAATGAAAGACACGGATAGAGAAACAGACCTGTACTTGGAGCTGAAGCTGTTTAAGGTATTCAATAGCTTCATCAAGCATCGAAGCCTTATCAGTCTGCCAAACAACAATCCTCCACAGTCAAAGAACAATGAATCGTGCAGCACGCTAATCAAACATTGTAGAAGAAACCAGTGTACCTTGTTCGAATTTGGAATTAGATTTTGCAAagccttcaatttttcattgaTCCTACTCCTCCTCCTCTGCTCTCAACAAACCCCGCACCAGACATAAAAGCCAGAAATGAAAATTACGTAGCCATGAATAAAAACCAAAACCCAAGCACACAAAATAGCCAGCCACCATACAGTAGCAGAACCAGATGATTTTATCAGAGCTGGATTATGTAGCAAATTCATGACAAATTAGTCCTTTTTTGTGACATTTGGGAAATGACTTCTTTACAAAAATTGACAGGACAAAACTGTTGTACCCTCGACAAATTCGGAgactaaattaatgaaatatatattcataaaaccTTGGCTGGGATACAACTTATAAATTTTCTGTAAGTTTGATTTCAAactatctttaataaaataggTGAAGAGGTTTCCTATCTTAGGGGGTGCAATGCAGGTGTAGTGCAGCTGCCCCACTTTACGACGTAATTACAAGAAGAAAGTTCAAACCTTTTCAGACAAGTTATGAACTTCCGCCGCTCTGCTTCTTTTGGATGAACTCCCAGAACGAAAGCACTTGGATGGAATTGGAACTTCTTCTACCAACGCTTCACACTCCTACATTGAGAATATTCATATAATAACCACATACAGCACACCACAAGagtataataatgataataataacaataatataaagaatatcGAACAAGGAGTAATATGAGAAAGTGGAAGCATCACCTCACTGTCGCAGTCGTAGTCATCGGTTTCATTGTGAATATTGAGTGGCAGCGAGGAAGAAGAGACGTCGATAGCAGAAGAAGGGTTGTAGGGCGAGATCCCATCTCGTAGTG
This genomic stretch from Vigna radiata var. radiata cultivar VC1973A chromosome 7, Vradiata_ver6, whole genome shotgun sequence harbors:
- the LOC106766255 gene encoding transcription factor PIF4 isoform X1, with translation MSSSSSSSHDQISLPLPHTLLPSSLTTHQGNPPRNPIPISMLHFCTSKTAQHNALRDGISPYNPSSAIDVSSSSLPLNIHNETDDYDCDSEECEALVEEVPIPSKCFRSGSSSKRSRAAEVHNLSEKRRRSRINEKLKALQNLIPNSNKTDKASMLDEAIEYLKQLQLQVQQMLSMRNGLSLHPMFFPEGLQPQQLSQMRMDSSEENRSIPSNTTATLPMQQENPMPYSSNMANKQIVADQPSMTTPSYIFNSETSFRLESHISDNIRSFQHRGFSEICREDILQHHTNPLVSSQGALATASVSFDMQKSAVKDSSSLGNCIPGSDQSRLMLRNSEPTLF
- the LOC106766255 gene encoding transcription factor PIF4 isoform X2, translated to MSSSSSSSHDQISLPLPHTLLPSSLTTHQGNPPRNPIPISMLHFCTSKTAQHNALRDGISPYNPSSAIDVSSSSLPLNIHNETDDYDCDSEECEALVEEVPIPSKCFRSGSSSKRSRAAEVHNLSEKRRRSRINEKLKALQNLIPNSNKTDKASMLDEAIEYLKQLQLQVQMLSMRNGLSLHPMFFPEGLQPQQLSQMRMDSSEENRSIPSNTTATLPMQQENPMPYSSNMANKQIVADQPSMTTPSYIFNSETSFRLESHISDNIRSFQHRGFSEICREDILQHHTNPLVSSQGALATASVSFDMQKSAVKDSSSLGNCIPGSDQSRLMLRNSEPTLF